In Flavobacterium gelatinilyticum, a genomic segment contains:
- a CDS encoding response regulator — MTKRLFNHILLADDDIDDCDFFAEAVRDHFPDMKLSIMHDGAKLISLLENPQTPKSELVFLDLNMPIMSGEECLIKIRNSDALKKHIIIVFSTSSNTADIEKMYSLGANYFITKPVLYSHLPILIKKALSLVSQPDNLQPAFENFHVKI; from the coding sequence ATGACCAAAAGGTTATTTAATCACATTTTGCTGGCAGACGACGATATCGATGACTGCGACTTTTTTGCCGAAGCAGTCAGGGACCACTTTCCTGATATGAAACTCTCCATTATGCATGATGGAGCCAAATTGATCAGCCTTCTAGAAAATCCCCAAACTCCTAAATCAGAGCTGGTCTTCCTAGATCTTAATATGCCTATTATGTCTGGAGAGGAATGTCTTATAAAAATCAGAAATTCGGATGCCTTAAAAAAGCATATCATTATTGTTTTCAGCACCAGCAGCAATACTGCGGATATCGAAAAAATGTATTCCCTTGGGGCAAATTATTTTATCACAAAACCAGTTCTATACAGCCATCTTCCTATTCTTATAAAAAAAGCATTATCTTTAGTGTCGCAGCCCGATAATCTCCAGCCAGCTTTTGAAAACTTTCACGTCAAGATATAA
- the cas9 gene encoding type II CRISPR RNA-guided endonuclease Cas9 (Cas9, originally named Csn1, is the large, multifunctional signature protein of type II CRISPR/Cas systems. It is well known even to general audiences because its RNA-guided endonuclease activity has made it a popular tool for custom editing of eukaryotic genomes.) — MAKILGLDLGTNSIGWALIDDKLNKILGIGSRIFPMGVENLGDGDNEISKNASRTGARGVRRQFFRRRLRKKVLLKSLSENNMCPINTEDFEDWKQTKQFPNEKLATWFAMNPYELRQKALKEKLSLEEIGRIFYHLIQRRGFLSNSRKGGSDDGAIFKGNAKEGKIGIDYTLESIEGKTLGSYLYDIYPKENQPFQDGLERIRNRYTTRRMYIDEFEMIWNKQSEFHSVLNYELKTILGGRKQDNYTEDGILFHQRPLRSQKHLVGNCSFEPSKTKCPISAIPVEMFRIWQWVNTVEYNGKKISEEEKAKLVEQLLSFDKIEFKKLRKAIGKESAEFKFNYKDDDKIAGTHTISNLSNKKFFGKRWFDFSDKEQEDIWHVLYFFDSKSNLKEYAVKNWNFSEEQAIAISRFNVKDGYASLSRKAIGNILPFLQQGYTYDIAVVMGGIKNAFGDKWQNDTVENNLKQLDLIDNIEGIVRSKISGGFINTIKDLLRKEFEFNNKQSKKLYHHSATIDTVSLLQKLPTGKQADKDIQAIRNPIVITALFELRKLVNELIEEHGQLDEIKVEMARDLKISKSQRNKIRKDQKRLERENDRVKKEVEKYVRVSHDNILRFKLWEECKQTCPYTGVVIPVTKLFTGEIQIEHIHPWSRSLNDSFNNKTLCYADENRRKGDKTPFEFYGNDELDWIARKERALKLFSDTKEYPNAYQKFKRFVQQKFDDDFSSRQLNDTRFISKEASSYLKQICEKVNVSPGQMTANLRQKWGLNTVLNDENAKTREDHRHHAIDALVMACGKTSYLQELSKWNRYNRNYDLKDFPMPWETFRFDAEKAIDKILISHKRISNDITTRYTKVEKNGKTYINKGVAARGQLHKETVFGKRNFDGNEAFHVRKSIDSLTTEKQLEKVVDEVVKKLIHKKIQELGGFVKGTIPANTFFNVDENGVKQPQIFLPNKNGSPVPILKVRMKENISGAEKLKDDINQWVNPRNNHHVLIYKDEKGNLKEEVVTFWTVVERKRKGFPTYQLPADGSKIITTLHINDMFLLGVNEDEINWENPDYEILRDSLYRVQSLSSKYYEFRQSFNAESQNKVSPIYEQIRGFGSGKTGWDFFNPIKVKISVSGKISKYNFT, encoded by the coding sequence ATGGCAAAGATTTTAGGATTAGATTTAGGAACTAACTCGATAGGTTGGGCATTAATTGACGATAAATTAAATAAAATTTTAGGGATTGGAAGTAGAATTTTTCCAATGGGGGTTGAAAATCTTGGTGATGGCGATAATGAAATTTCTAAGAATGCAAGTCGAACAGGAGCTAGAGGAGTTCGACGTCAGTTTTTTAGACGAAGGCTAAGAAAGAAAGTGTTACTAAAATCACTTTCTGAAAACAATATGTGTCCAATAAACACCGAAGATTTTGAAGATTGGAAACAAACTAAACAGTTCCCTAATGAAAAATTAGCAACTTGGTTTGCTATGAATCCTTATGAATTGCGTCAAAAAGCATTGAAGGAGAAATTATCTTTAGAAGAAATAGGTAGAATTTTTTATCATCTAATTCAAAGAAGAGGATTTTTAAGTAATAGTAGAAAAGGAGGAAGCGATGATGGAGCTATTTTTAAAGGAAATGCTAAAGAAGGAAAAATAGGAATTGATTATACTTTAGAAAGTATCGAAGGAAAAACATTGGGCTCATATTTATATGACATTTATCCAAAAGAAAATCAGCCTTTTCAAGATGGACTAGAAAGAATCAGAAACAGATATACTACTCGTAGAATGTATATTGACGAATTTGAAATGATTTGGAATAAACAGTCAGAATTTCATTCGGTTTTGAATTATGAATTAAAAACAATTTTAGGGGGTAGAAAACAAGATAATTACACAGAAGACGGTATTTTATTTCATCAAAGACCTTTGCGTTCTCAAAAGCATTTAGTTGGAAACTGTTCTTTTGAACCTTCAAAAACTAAATGTCCTATAAGTGCTATTCCTGTAGAAATGTTTAGAATTTGGCAATGGGTTAATACAGTCGAATATAATGGGAAGAAAATATCTGAAGAAGAAAAAGCCAAACTAGTTGAGCAATTGCTTTCATTTGATAAAATTGAATTTAAAAAACTCCGAAAAGCTATTGGGAAAGAAAGTGCGGAATTCAAATTCAATTACAAAGACGATGATAAAATTGCTGGTACACATACTATCTCTAATTTATCCAATAAGAAATTCTTTGGCAAAAGATGGTTTGATTTTTCAGATAAAGAGCAAGAAGATATTTGGCATGTTCTGTATTTTTTTGATAGTAAATCAAACCTAAAAGAATATGCTGTTAAGAATTGGAATTTTAGTGAAGAACAAGCAATTGCAATTTCAAGGTTTAATGTAAAAGACGGCTATGCTAGTTTAAGTCGAAAAGCTATTGGAAATATTTTGCCTTTTTTGCAGCAAGGGTATACCTATGATATTGCAGTGGTTATGGGCGGAATTAAAAATGCATTTGGTGACAAATGGCAAAATGACACGGTAGAAAACAATCTAAAACAACTAGATTTGATTGATAATATTGAAGGTATAGTTAGGTCTAAAATTTCAGGCGGATTTATAAATACAATTAAGGATTTATTACGTAAAGAATTTGAATTTAATAACAAACAATCAAAAAAACTTTACCATCATTCTGCAACAATTGATACGGTATCATTATTACAAAAACTGCCAACTGGGAAACAGGCAGATAAGGATATTCAAGCTATTAGAAATCCAATTGTAATTACAGCTTTATTTGAATTACGAAAATTGGTCAATGAATTAATCGAAGAGCATGGGCAGCTTGACGAAATAAAAGTAGAGATGGCCCGTGATCTTAAAATATCAAAATCACAGCGAAATAAGATACGCAAAGATCAAAAACGATTGGAGAGAGAAAATGACAGAGTAAAAAAGGAAGTAGAAAAGTACGTAAGAGTTTCTCATGACAACATTCTAAGATTTAAGCTTTGGGAGGAATGCAAGCAGACTTGTCCTTATACAGGTGTTGTAATTCCAGTTACCAAACTTTTTACAGGGGAAATACAAATAGAGCATATCCATCCTTGGAGTCGTTCGTTAAACGATAGTTTTAATAATAAAACATTATGCTATGCGGATGAAAATAGACGAAAAGGAGACAAAACACCTTTTGAATTTTATGGAAACGATGAGCTGGATTGGATTGCTAGAAAAGAACGTGCTTTAAAATTGTTTTCTGATACTAAAGAGTATCCCAATGCCTATCAAAAATTCAAGCGATTTGTACAGCAAAAATTTGACGATGATTTTTCTTCAAGACAATTAAATGATACACGATTTATAAGTAAAGAAGCATCGTCTTATTTAAAACAAATATGCGAAAAGGTAAATGTTTCTCCTGGTCAAATGACAGCCAACCTACGTCAAAAATGGGGTTTGAATACGGTTTTGAATGATGAAAATGCTAAAACTCGAGAAGACCATCGTCATCATGCAATTGATGCTTTGGTTATGGCATGTGGGAAGACAAGTTATTTACAGGAATTGTCAAAATGGAATCGTTACAATAGAAATTATGATTTAAAAGATTTTCCTATGCCTTGGGAAACTTTCCGATTTGATGCTGAGAAAGCAATTGATAAAATATTGATTTCGCATAAACGTATTTCTAATGATATTACAACTCGATACACTAAAGTGGAGAAAAACGGAAAAACATATATAAATAAGGGAGTTGCAGCACGAGGGCAATTGCATAAGGAAACTGTTTTTGGTAAACGAAATTTTGATGGAAATGAAGCATTTCATGTTAGGAAATCAATTGATAGTTTAACAACCGAGAAACAATTAGAAAAAGTGGTTGATGAAGTTGTTAAAAAATTAATTCATAAAAAGATTCAGGAACTGGGCGGATTCGTAAAAGGTACCATTCCTGCTAATACTTTTTTCAATGTTGATGAAAACGGAGTTAAACAACCACAAATTTTCCTGCCAAATAAAAATGGTAGTCCAGTTCCAATTTTAAAAGTCAGAATGAAAGAAAATATTAGTGGAGCTGAAAAATTAAAAGACGATATAAATCAATGGGTAAACCCTAGAAATAATCATCATGTACTTATTTATAAAGATGAAAAAGGGAATTTAAAAGAAGAAGTAGTTACATTTTGGACGGTTGTAGAAAGAAAAAGAAAAGGATTTCCAACTTATCAATTGCCAGCAGATGGAAGTAAAATAATTACCACTTTGCATATTAATGATATGTTCTTATTGGGGGTAAATGAAGATGAAATTAATTGGGAAAATCCAGATTATGAAATTTTAAGAGACAGTCTATATAGAGTTCAAAGTTTGTCTTCAAAATATTATGAGTTTAGGCAGTCTTTTAATGCAGAATCTCAAAACAAAGTTTCACCTATTTATGAACAAATTAGAGGATTTGGTTCGGGTAAAACAGGTTGGGATTTTTTTAATCCAATAAAAGTAAAAATTTCAGTTTCGGGAAAAATTTCAAAATATAATTTTACTTAA
- a CDS encoding recombinase family protein gives MPVVYLYIRVSTDEQAVKGYSQRSQLERLVHYCKYNSLVIAETIFEDFSAKTFNRPAWNKLMTKIKYLKNSPVTILFTYWDRFSRNITDAYIMLEKLQKLGVSLQAIDQPIDFSIPESKIILAVYLATSEVENDKKSRNVSLGLQKARLEGRWINKAPLGYRNKITADGKKYIAAYAPEAFIIREVFEEIIKAKRVTLSEIYKEAVAKGLKCSRSAFYMLVRNPIYCGQIKIPETGNEKSRIIDGLHAGIVSVALFEQVQKNLRNLRNSRLVKKKRVLNENYLLRGILLCPDCGKTLTGSSSQGRSRKYYYYHCTGKCKYRIRADYINAGFQLFLKDIKIDVSFCKIANDLLKEIDKGRQQDYQIKKREIGKAMDGSIDRSLNAHRLFSEGKIDYDDYFLIKENCKAYLKKYASELRELALNAGSGIYAKNAGDSIFHRLAEVYELSDVLMKQRIARLFFPEKVIADANILNMLPEFIKKIFGLELVKNRSMKEQDFNNEEMINNFLNEIALLAFEQQLKTN, from the coding sequence ATGCCTGTGGTTTATCTGTACATACGAGTAAGTACCGATGAGCAGGCTGTAAAAGGATATTCCCAGCGCAGCCAGTTAGAACGGCTTGTGCATTACTGTAAATATAACAGTCTCGTTATTGCTGAAACGATATTTGAGGATTTTTCGGCTAAAACATTTAACCGTCCGGCGTGGAATAAATTAATGACTAAGATCAAATATCTTAAAAATTCTCCTGTAACTATTCTTTTTACATACTGGGACAGATTCAGCCGTAATATCACAGATGCCTACATAATGCTTGAGAAACTTCAAAAATTAGGAGTATCGCTCCAAGCCATAGATCAGCCGATTGATTTTTCCATACCCGAAAGCAAGATAATACTTGCCGTGTATCTGGCCACATCTGAAGTTGAAAATGATAAGAAAAGCCGGAACGTAAGCTTAGGTCTTCAGAAAGCGAGGCTGGAGGGACGCTGGATAAATAAGGCTCCTTTAGGATATAGGAATAAAATAACAGCAGATGGGAAAAAGTATATTGCTGCTTATGCCCCTGAAGCTTTTATAATTAGGGAAGTGTTTGAAGAAATAATTAAGGCAAAAAGAGTTACGCTGTCAGAAATATATAAAGAGGCTGTTGCTAAAGGCTTAAAATGCAGCAGAAGTGCCTTTTACATGTTAGTGCGAAATCCTATTTATTGCGGGCAGATCAAAATTCCTGAAACCGGAAATGAAAAGAGCAGGATTATTGACGGACTGCATGCAGGAATTGTATCCGTGGCACTTTTTGAACAAGTACAAAAAAATTTAAGAAATCTAAGAAACTCAAGACTTGTTAAAAAGAAAAGAGTTCTTAATGAAAACTATTTATTAAGGGGAATTCTGCTGTGTCCTGATTGCGGAAAAACACTAACCGGAAGTTCTTCACAGGGAAGGAGCAGGAAATACTATTACTATCATTGTACCGGAAAATGCAAATATAGAATCAGGGCTGATTATATTAATGCAGGTTTCCAGCTGTTTCTTAAGGACATTAAGATTGATGTCTCTTTCTGTAAAATAGCCAATGATTTATTGAAAGAGATTGATAAGGGAAGACAGCAGGACTATCAAATAAAAAAGCGTGAGATTGGAAAAGCAATGGATGGATCAATTGACAGAAGCTTAAATGCACATAGGCTTTTTTCAGAAGGAAAAATTGATTATGATGATTATTTTCTGATAAAGGAAAACTGTAAAGCTTATTTGAAAAAATATGCTTCGGAATTGCGTGAGCTGGCCTTAAATGCAGGGTCAGGGATTTATGCAAAGAATGCAGGTGATAGTATATTCCATCGCTTAGCAGAGGTTTACGAGCTGTCAGATGTATTAATGAAACAAAGAATTGCGAGGCTGTTTTTTCCTGAAAAAGTTATTGCTGACGCAAATATTCTCAATATGCTTCCAGAATTTATAAAAAAAATATTCGGGTTAGAATTAGTTAAAAATCGCTCAATGAAAGAGCAGGATTTTAATAATGAGGAGATGATAAATAATTTTCTAAATGAGATTGCATTGTTAGCCTTTGAGCAGCAGTTGAAAACAAATTAA
- the cas1 gene encoding type II CRISPR-associated endonuclease Cas1: MLKRTILIENKFSITAKNNQLVLKSEIKESSIPIEDIGFLVLDHNEIYLSIPAMNLLVDNNTSIVICGKNHLPNGMLLNLNSHHIQQEIFKNQIEASIPLKKQLWQQTIIEKIKNQGQLLEKITNSKNSFSFLAGKVLSGDSSNMEGAAAQQYWKYFPQPNLEFDGIKRERYGDYPNNFLNYGYAILRAATARALSGSGLLNTLGIHHKSKYNAFALADDIMEPFRPIVDEKVFEIMQNFKEQELNTAIKAELLQILTRTVYFKDEKSPLMIGLQKTASSLQQCFTGNRKKIKYPALWSLTDIE, from the coding sequence ATGTTAAAGAGAACTATTTTAATTGAAAACAAATTTTCCATAACGGCAAAAAACAATCAGCTTGTGCTAAAATCAGAAATAAAAGAGAGCTCTATTCCAATTGAAGATATTGGTTTTCTTGTTCTCGATCATAATGAAATCTACCTCAGCATTCCTGCTATGAATTTACTTGTTGATAACAATACCTCTATTGTTATCTGCGGAAAGAATCATCTCCCTAACGGGATGCTGTTAAATCTTAACAGCCATCATATTCAGCAGGAAATATTCAAAAATCAGATTGAGGCTTCCATACCATTAAAAAAGCAGTTATGGCAGCAGACAATAATTGAAAAAATTAAAAACCAAGGTCAGCTGCTAGAGAAAATAACTAATTCTAAAAATAGTTTTTCATTCCTTGCAGGCAAAGTATTAAGCGGAGATTCATCTAATATGGAAGGGGCTGCGGCGCAGCAATATTGGAAATATTTCCCTCAACCAAATTTAGAATTTGATGGAATAAAAAGGGAACGATATGGAGACTATCCGAATAATTTTTTGAATTATGGATACGCAATTTTAAGAGCAGCAACTGCAAGAGCTCTTTCCGGAAGCGGCCTGCTCAATACGTTAGGAATCCACCACAAAAGCAAGTATAATGCTTTTGCACTTGCTGATGATATCATGGAACCGTTTCGTCCCATTGTGGATGAAAAAGTCTTTGAAATTATGCAAAATTTCAAAGAGCAAGAGCTAAACACAGCTATTAAGGCGGAATTATTACAAATACTAACTAGGACAGTTTATTTTAAAGATGAGAAAAGCCCTTTAATGATAGGTTTGCAAAAAACTGCAAGTTCACTCCAACAATGCTTCACAGGAAATCGAAAAAAAATTAAATATCCTGCCTTATGGAGCTTAACGGATATAGAATAA
- a CDS encoding response regulator: MPEPENSKKVVCIADHDEDDRMLLHEALLTLNQPFEILEISTRDQLTDQLSKLSDIFPDFIFLNTGMPGIEMVHCIETIRKETGSGMKAKIIIYSTDSDRSSIEKAFELGADFYAVKPSNYKDLKKLAGTVIEMEWETSEKDTRIFHIGF; encoded by the coding sequence ATGCCCGAGCCTGAAAATTCCAAAAAGGTTGTATGTATTGCTGACCATGATGAGGACGACCGAATGCTGCTCCATGAGGCATTACTGACCCTAAATCAGCCATTTGAGATTCTAGAGATCAGCACAAGAGACCAGCTTACAGACCAGTTATCTAAATTGTCTGATATTTTTCCTGATTTTATTTTTCTCAATACCGGTATGCCTGGCATAGAGATGGTTCATTGCATTGAAACGATCAGGAAGGAAACCGGATCAGGCATGAAAGCAAAGATCATTATCTATTCCACTGACAGCGATAGGTCCAGCATCGAAAAAGCATTTGAACTGGGAGCAGATTTTTATGCTGTCAAGCCGAGTAATTATAAAGATCTTAAAAAGCTGGCAGGAACTGTAATAGAAATGGAATGGGAGACTTCTGAAAAAGACACCAGGATATTTCACATTGGATTTTAA
- the cas2 gene encoding CRISPR-associated endonuclease Cas2, producing the protein MELNGYRIMWLFVFFDLPTETKKDRRNASGFRNNLLKDGFSMMQYSVYVRHCASSESADVHEKRIHKLLPPLGKVSVLRITDKQFGNILNFWGKAALPSAPQPTQLELF; encoded by the coding sequence ATGGAGCTTAACGGATATAGAATAATGTGGCTGTTTGTTTTTTTTGATCTCCCCACAGAAACAAAAAAAGACAGACGAAATGCATCTGGATTTAGAAACAATTTACTAAAAGATGGATTTTCGATGATGCAATATTCTGTTTATGTACGCCACTGCGCAAGCAGCGAAAGCGCTGATGTTCATGAAAAAAGAATCCACAAACTACTTCCGCCATTAGGAAAAGTAAGTGTACTTCGAATAACGGATAAGCAATTTGGCAATATCTTAAATTTTTGGGGAAAAGCAGCCTTACCATCAGCACCTCAGCCTACACAACTAGAATTATTCTAG